The genomic interval ACGCCCACATGAGGGGAGATATTCACCTTCACGACTTGGGGTTCATCGATCGTCCCTACTGCTCCGGACAATCGCTGGAATATCTGAAGCGGTTCGGACTGAACTTGCCGAATTCCCTGGCTATGGCCAAACCGGCCAAACACGCCGAAGTACTGCTGGCTCATATGGTCAAGTTTGCCGCGGCGCTTCAAAGCCACTTTGCCGGAGCCATCGGGTGGGACGCGATCAACCTGTTTTTCGCCCCTTATCTGGAAGAACTCGACGACCGGCAGATCAAGCAGCTCGCTCAGATGCTGGTGTTCGAGTTTTCTCAGCAGGCCGTGGCGAGGGGGGGCCAGGCCATCTTTACGGATATCAATCTGTATTGGGAGGTCCCCAAACATTTCGAGGACGTGCCCGCCATCGGCCCGAAAGGTCAATACACGGGGAAAACCTATGCGGATTATATCGAACTCTCCCAGAAATTTGTCTGGCTTCTGTTTGAGGTATTCTTGGAAGGCGACGGATCCGGCCGGCCGTTTTTCTTTCCCAAACCGCTTGTGCACATCACGGAAAAATTCTTCAGCACACCGGGGCACATGGATTTCCTGCATCATATCTGTCGTGTAGCCGCTGAAAAAGGGAACACGTACTTTGTGTTCGATCGGGGAGAAACTGCCAAGATCTCGGAATGCTGCCGGCTTTCATTCAAGCTCGAACAATCGGACCTGGACGATGCCAGAGAACCCTGGAAGATGCGCTATTCGGCGCTGCAAAACGTGACGTTGAACCTTCCGAGGATCGCATACGAAGCCGAGGGAAATGATGCCAGGCTGTTCGATCTGATCACCGAACGCATTCAACTCGCTGCAAGGGCCCACCGTGAAAAGAAGGACTTCATTCAGAAGCTGATGGACCTGGGTAAGAGCGGCCCGCTCGCATTGCTGAACATGGACCCTGACGGAAGTCCCTACCTTCGCATGCATCGATGCACCTTTCTCGTAGGCATGGTCGGATTGAATGAACTCGTTCAATTCCACCTGGGACAAGAATTGCACGAGTCTGAAGAGGCCATGAAGTTCGGATTGAAAGTGATCGCCCATATGAAACTCACGGCGGATCGCCTGGCCGAAAAGCACGACATGCGCTTTGTGCTCGAGCAGACGCCGGCGGAGAGCACGGCCTACCGTTTCGCCAAGTTGGATATGAAGCACTTCAACGGCCAGGCGAACCAGGTGGTCAAAGGGGACCATCGAAGAGGGGAGATTTATTATTCCAACTCGACCCTGTTCAACGTCGGGGCTCCGATGAATCCCATAGAACGCGTCAAATTCGAAGGATTGTTTCATCCGCTTATCGAGGCCGGCGCGCTGACGCACATTTGGCTGGGCGAAACACAGCCTTCGCCTGAATCGCTGGCGAATTTCATCATCAAAACCTTTCGGAACACCAAAAACGACCAGATCGCGTTTTCACCGGAGTTCACCACCTGCCTCGAGTGCGGGCGCACATCGCGGGGCCTTTCCGAAACCTGCCCATATTGCGGCTCGAGCCGAGTGGAAGGCATTACCCGAATCACCGGGTATTTCACCCGTCTAACCAGTTGGAATAAGGGAAAACTGGG from Deltaproteobacteria bacterium carries:
- the nrdD gene encoding anaerobic ribonucleoside-triphosphate reductase, which translates into the protein MSNILEFVPKNERLQDASETTDMALFVRTSSEDIEGWNRRKITEALIRETFVDADTAAGISESVEERIQQSGIKVITAPLIRELVNSRLIELGLENARKLHTRLGVPLYDVDQMILRPNKENANVPHGPEATNLTLAEGIKKEYALLTVFDQDVADAHMRGDIHLHDLGFIDRPYCSGQSLEYLKRFGLNLPNSLAMAKPAKHAEVLLAHMVKFAAALQSHFAGAIGWDAINLFFAPYLEELDDRQIKQLAQMLVFEFSQQAVARGGQAIFTDINLYWEVPKHFEDVPAIGPKGQYTGKTYADYIELSQKFVWLLFEVFLEGDGSGRPFFFPKPLVHITEKFFSTPGHMDFLHHICRVAAEKGNTYFVFDRGETAKISECCRLSFKLEQSDLDDAREPWKMRYSALQNVTLNLPRIAYEAEGNDARLFDLITERIQLAARAHREKKDFIQKLMDLGKSGPLALLNMDPDGSPYLRMHRCTFLVGMVGLNELVQFHLGQELHESEEAMKFGLKVIAHMKLTADRLAEKHDMRFVLEQTPAESTAYRFAKLDMKHFNGQANQVVKGDHRRGEIYYSNSTLFNVGAPMNPIERVKFEGLFHPLIEAGALTHIWLGETQPSPESLANFIIKTFRNTKNDQIAFSPEFTTCLECGRTSRGLSETCPYCGSSRVEGITRITGYFTRLTSWNKGKLGELKDRYRNRLFQNSSNAPGETFLKWTPKTGFKA